One window of Botrimarina mediterranea genomic DNA carries:
- a CDS encoding tetratricopeptide repeat protein, protein MRNHLTAAIAATMSLAAIDAAAAPASMLHTLPSGAQPSQSAPAEKGPFSWATKWFRDKPTEQAPPPEASPSPILAYQPPMSSAQLAKPAGTATRPSATNAAFAAKQPPAMNSAWHGFGGVAIPAVSTPSDTTPIRQAPRTPMNQISPSIGATSTPADEARSLREQGHAKDRAGELIAAEQLYRQALAADPTSAASVNDLGLCLARQGKLEPSAAILRQAITMRPDKQLYRNNIATVLVELGKTDEALSHLQAVGSPAAAHYNVGQLLARGGKVADAKTHLEKAIQIEPSLGAAREALAKLDAPSVEALADQEPTKSEPIAVAQAAPATPQLPQPSPETDITPLEPAVTRQEALSGPPSFPRLLPPVINR, encoded by the coding sequence GTGCGAAATCACCTGACCGCGGCGATCGCCGCCACGATGTCGCTCGCGGCGATTGACGCCGCCGCGGCGCCGGCTTCGATGTTGCACACGCTGCCGTCGGGCGCGCAGCCGTCCCAGTCGGCGCCGGCTGAGAAGGGGCCATTCTCGTGGGCAACCAAGTGGTTCCGCGATAAGCCGACCGAACAGGCGCCGCCACCCGAGGCTTCGCCATCGCCGATCCTGGCTTACCAGCCGCCGATGAGCTCGGCGCAGCTGGCCAAACCTGCCGGCACGGCGACTCGCCCCTCGGCCACCAACGCGGCCTTTGCCGCAAAGCAGCCACCGGCGATGAACAGCGCTTGGCATGGCTTCGGCGGCGTTGCAATACCGGCAGTATCGACGCCTTCGGACACGACACCTATCCGACAAGCGCCGCGGACACCTATGAATCAGATCTCGCCGAGTATCGGCGCTACGTCGACGCCCGCTGACGAGGCTCGTTCCCTGCGTGAGCAGGGCCACGCCAAAGACCGCGCTGGCGAGCTTATCGCTGCTGAGCAGCTGTACCGCCAGGCGCTCGCCGCCGACCCCACCAGCGCCGCGTCGGTCAACGACCTCGGCCTCTGTTTGGCAAGACAAGGAAAGCTCGAACCGTCGGCGGCCATTCTGCGGCAGGCGATCACGATGCGGCCTGACAAGCAGCTCTACCGTAATAACATCGCAACGGTGCTCGTCGAGTTGGGCAAGACTGACGAAGCGCTTTCGCACCTCCAAGCCGTCGGCAGCCCCGCGGCTGCTCATTACAACGTCGGCCAACTCCTCGCCCGGGGCGGCAAAGTGGCCGACGCCAAGACGCACCTCGAGAAGGCAATCCAGATCGAGCCCTCATTGGGCGCCGCCCGCGAAGCCCTAGCGAAACTCGACGCGCCTTCTGTTGAGGCGCTTGCCGATCAAGAACCGACTAAGTCAGAACCAATCGCCGTCGCGCAGGCGGCGCCGGCTACGCCACAACTGCCGCAGCCGTCTCCGGAAACGGATATCACGCCGCTTGAGCCCGCTGTCACCCGGCAAGAAGCCCTGTCGGGCCCGCCGAGCTTCCCACGACTGTTGCCACCAGTGATCAACCGCTGA
- a CDS encoding type II secretion system F family protein — translation MSTALMVKLAVFGAVAAAMWFALEFFGGSGNERTSERLEELRDPGGRNAGRERKQSDKMAKLIERATPTIAAPLQPKTKEEAGKLKQRLAHAGFRTESSISVFLGTKLLCLGFGFLAGGGAAYFTKGLTVDAAIITVAAAGVMFFLPDVAVWFMKRSRQDNIFYGLPDALDLMVVCVEAGLGLDQAMRKVSEEMRKSYGVLAEEFALCNLQLQMGSPRNEVLSELGSRTGVDDLKALAAILIQADKFGSSVAQALRVQSDSMRTRRSQMAEEKAAKTAVKLIFPLVIFIFPAIFVVLVGPAAITMINEMFPAMNGSG, via the coding sequence ATGTCCACCGCTCTGATGGTCAAACTCGCCGTGTTCGGCGCGGTGGCCGCAGCGATGTGGTTTGCATTGGAGTTCTTTGGTGGATCGGGGAACGAACGCACCAGCGAGCGGCTCGAAGAGCTACGCGACCCGGGCGGTCGCAATGCGGGTCGTGAACGCAAGCAATCGGACAAAATGGCGAAGCTCATCGAGCGTGCCACGCCGACCATCGCTGCGCCGCTGCAACCGAAGACCAAGGAAGAGGCGGGCAAGCTCAAGCAGCGGCTCGCGCATGCCGGCTTCCGCACCGAGTCTTCGATCAGCGTCTTCCTCGGAACTAAGCTGTTGTGCCTCGGCTTTGGCTTCCTCGCCGGGGGCGGCGCCGCTTACTTCACCAAGGGTTTGACCGTCGACGCGGCGATTATCACGGTCGCCGCCGCGGGCGTGATGTTCTTCCTGCCGGACGTCGCCGTCTGGTTCATGAAGCGGTCGCGCCAGGACAACATCTTCTACGGCCTTCCCGACGCGCTGGACCTGATGGTCGTCTGCGTCGAGGCGGGCCTTGGTCTCGACCAGGCGATGCGGAAGGTAAGTGAAGAGATGCGCAAATCCTACGGCGTCCTCGCCGAGGAGTTCGCCCTGTGCAACTTGCAGTTGCAGATGGGTTCGCCACGCAACGAGGTGCTATCGGAGCTCGGCTCGCGTACCGGCGTGGATGACTTGAAGGCATTGGCGGCGATTCTGATCCAGGCCGACAAGTTCGGTTCGAGCGTCGCCCAGGCACTACGCGTGCAAAGTGACTCGATGCGGACACGCCGCAGTCAGATGGCCGAAGAGAAGGCCGCCAAGACCGCGGTGAAGCTGATCTTCCCGCTGGTGATCTTCATCTTCCCGGCAATCTTCGTCGTGCTGGTGGGACCGGCCGCGATCACGATGATCAACGAGATGTTCCCCGCCATGAATGGCAGCGGTTGA
- a CDS encoding type II secretion system F family protein yields MSPLIISLLVFGGVTGLVIAVAMLWGGDKEADVEDRLSALTTGKGGLGRGGKEKGKSDTELLAQTWDRGAGAFEQAIANHLNLERLFLQADVSFSVSQFLMACVGAALIGFFAPTTLGLPIKFAPICSAVFVFIPFAWLIMKRKRRMKRFAAQLPEALELISRALRAGHSLGAGMNLVGAEMSPPICQEFSRCFEEQNLGMPLEEALENLTERVPNLDLKFFATAVVLQRQTGGDLAEILDKIGRLIRERFKIWGQVQALTGEGRLSGIVLLALPPALFAAVYRMNPDYLMLLFTDDLGKKMLIGGIVMQLLGAVVIQKIVNIRI; encoded by the coding sequence ATGTCTCCCCTCATTATCTCCCTTCTGGTCTTCGGCGGCGTCACTGGACTGGTGATTGCTGTGGCGATGCTTTGGGGGGGCGACAAAGAAGCCGATGTCGAGGACCGACTCAGCGCGCTTACCACCGGTAAGGGCGGCCTTGGCCGCGGCGGCAAGGAGAAGGGAAAGAGTGACACCGAACTGCTGGCCCAGACTTGGGACCGCGGCGCCGGCGCCTTCGAGCAAGCGATCGCCAACCACCTGAATCTCGAGCGACTGTTCCTGCAGGCGGACGTGTCGTTCAGCGTCAGCCAGTTCCTGATGGCGTGCGTCGGAGCGGCCTTGATAGGCTTCTTTGCGCCGACAACGCTCGGTTTACCGATCAAGTTCGCCCCGATCTGTTCAGCCGTCTTCGTTTTCATCCCGTTCGCGTGGCTGATCATGAAGCGGAAGCGCCGCATGAAGCGGTTTGCCGCCCAGCTCCCCGAGGCGCTCGAGCTCATCTCGCGCGCCCTGCGTGCCGGCCATAGCCTCGGCGCGGGCATGAACCTCGTTGGCGCCGAAATGTCGCCGCCGATCTGCCAGGAGTTCAGCCGCTGCTTCGAGGAGCAGAATCTCGGCATGCCGCTCGAAGAAGCTCTCGAGAACCTCACCGAACGCGTCCCAAACCTCGACCTCAAGTTCTTCGCCACGGCGGTCGTCTTGCAGCGTCAGACCGGTGGCGACTTGGCGGAGATCCTCGACAAGATCGGCCGCCTCATCCGCGAACGCTTCAAGATCTGGGGCCAGGTCCAAGCGTTGACCGGCGAAGGCCGCCTGTCGGGCATCGTGCTGTTAGCGCTGCCGCCCGCACTGTTCGCCGCCGTCTACCGTATGAACCCCGACTACCTAATGCTGCTCTTCACCGACGACCTGGGCAAGAAAATGCTCATCGGCGGAATCGTGATGCAGCTGTTAGGAGCGGTTGTCATTCAGAAAATCGTGAATATCAGGATATGA
- a CDS encoding CpaF family protein — protein MTKLNTPASVALSAQEKDLEFETLKRRIHSKLVDKLDLSRVGELEGDVLRREIRLVVEHLCDSEDTLLNRKERDRLVEEVLDETFGLGPMEMLLKDPSISEIMVNGPKAVFVEKSGKLVKTQVTFRDNKHLMQIIDRIVSRVGRRVDEVCPMVDARLPDGSRVNAIIPPLALDGPSVTIRRFGSNPLKLEDLLNYRSLTPEMVMLLEASMKAKLNIVISGGTGSGKTTLLNTLSSFISNDDRIVTIEDAAELQLQQDHVVRLETRPPNIEGKGRISATELVKNSLRMRPDRIIIGECRGGETLDMLQAMNTGHDGSLTTCHANTPRDAIARIETMIMMAGFEMPIKAMRTQIASAVNLIVQANRLQGGPRKVTHITEVLGMEQDTIVMQDIFRFEKTGVDQNGKAIGRFVSTGIRPSFMDRLEQAGIRLPASTFRERVMMQD, from the coding sequence ATGACAAAACTCAACACCCCCGCCTCGGTTGCCCTCTCCGCACAGGAGAAGGACCTCGAGTTTGAAACGCTCAAGCGCCGCATCCATTCGAAACTCGTTGATAAGCTCGACTTGTCACGTGTCGGCGAGCTTGAAGGGGACGTGCTGCGTCGTGAGATCCGGCTGGTCGTCGAGCACCTGTGCGACTCGGAGGACACGCTCCTCAACCGTAAAGAGCGCGACCGTCTCGTTGAAGAAGTGCTCGACGAGACCTTCGGCCTCGGGCCGATGGAGATGCTGCTGAAGGACCCGTCGATCAGCGAAATCATGGTCAACGGTCCGAAGGCTGTCTTTGTTGAAAAGAGCGGCAAGCTCGTTAAGACACAGGTGACGTTCCGCGACAATAAACACCTGATGCAGATCATCGACCGCATCGTGTCACGCGTTGGACGACGCGTGGACGAAGTGTGCCCGATGGTGGACGCGCGATTGCCGGATGGCTCGCGTGTGAACGCGATCATCCCGCCGCTGGCGCTCGACGGCCCGAGCGTGACCATTCGACGGTTCGGCTCGAACCCGCTGAAGCTTGAGGACCTCCTAAACTACCGCAGCCTCACGCCCGAGATGGTGATGCTGCTGGAAGCCTCGATGAAGGCCAAGCTAAACATCGTTATCTCCGGCGGTACCGGTTCGGGTAAGACGACGCTGCTCAACACGCTGTCGAGCTTCATCAGCAACGACGACCGCATCGTCACGATCGAGGACGCCGCGGAGCTCCAGCTCCAGCAGGACCACGTCGTGCGGCTCGAGACCCGCCCGCCGAACATCGAAGGCAAGGGCCGCATCAGCGCCACGGAGCTCGTGAAGAACTCGCTGCGTATGCGACCCGACCGGATCATCATCGGCGAGTGTCGTGGCGGCGAGACGCTCGACATGCTCCAGGCGATGAACACCGGCCATGACGGCTCTTTAACAACTTGCCACGCCAATACGCCGCGCGACGCCATCGCCCGTATCGAGACGATGATCATGATGGCAGGCTTCGAGATGCCCATCAAGGCGATGCGGACCCAGATCGCGAGCGCCGTGAACTTGATCGTGCAGGCCAACCGCTTGCAGGGTGGGCCTCGTAAGGTGACGCACATTACCGAAGTGCTCGGCATGGAGCAGGACACCATCGTCATGCAAGACATCTTCCGCTTCGAGAAGACCGGCGTCGACCAGAACGGCAAGGCGATCGGCCGCTTCGTCTCGACCGGCATCCGCCCGAGCTTCATGGACCGCCTCGAACAAGCCGGCATCCGCCTCCCCGCCAGCACGTTCCGCGAACGAGTGATGATGCAGGACTAG
- a CDS encoding AAA family ATPase — protein sequence MSNVLRIAIVDPNDGDREALKATLMGLDTVWLEAECSRYAFFKDVIEQTGPDVAFISMDADPEKAVELVEELARSKPEVALLVASSSTDGALILRSMRAGAKEFLTKPLRPDDLATALQRIGKTKFGSEAGGAGACRVIAVAGCTGGVGSTSLAINLGCELASNPSNSVVVVDLDLALGDADVYLDTIPEYTLTDVAQNISRLDFTLLKRSLTKHSSGVYLLPRPVQLEDAKLVSVDDLQRVISLLRATFTHLIIDTSKAYNELDLYAMDLANDVLMVTQLDLPCLRNVVRLMMSFEQRGTLREKVKIIVNRVGQGGASISVKKAESTLGQEIFWQLPNDFRTMIEVRNNGVPLLEQAPKAALTQSITQLARELTGTCRVPGGSDAGSKSRSWLGLWGKKGEEATAEG from the coding sequence ATGTCCAACGTGCTTCGAATAGCGATCGTCGATCCCAATGACGGGGACCGCGAGGCGCTCAAAGCTACGCTGATGGGCCTGGACACCGTGTGGCTCGAAGCGGAGTGCTCGCGCTACGCGTTTTTCAAGGATGTGATCGAGCAAACGGGCCCGGATGTCGCGTTCATCTCGATGGACGCCGACCCCGAAAAGGCTGTCGAGCTGGTGGAGGAGCTAGCTCGCTCCAAGCCCGAAGTCGCGTTGCTGGTCGCCAGCAGCTCGACCGATGGCGCGCTGATCCTCCGCTCGATGCGGGCGGGAGCCAAGGAGTTCCTCACCAAGCCGCTGCGCCCCGACGACCTCGCCACGGCGCTCCAGCGAATCGGCAAGACCAAGTTCGGCAGCGAAGCAGGCGGCGCCGGCGCTTGCCGCGTCATCGCCGTCGCCGGATGCACTGGTGGCGTCGGCTCGACAAGCCTCGCGATCAATCTCGGCTGCGAACTTGCCAGCAACCCGAGCAACTCGGTCGTGGTCGTTGACCTAGATCTGGCGCTCGGCGACGCCGATGTCTATCTCGACACCATCCCCGAGTACACGCTCACCGACGTCGCCCAGAACATCTCGCGGCTCGATTTCACGCTGCTGAAGCGCTCGTTGACCAAGCACAGTTCTGGCGTGTATTTGCTGCCACGCCCGGTGCAACTCGAAGACGCCAAGCTCGTGTCGGTCGATGACTTGCAGCGTGTGATCTCGCTGCTGCGGGCCACCTTCACGCACCTCATCATAGACACATCCAAGGCGTACAACGAGCTCGACCTCTACGCGATGGACCTCGCCAACGACGTGCTGATGGTCACCCAGCTCGACCTGCCCTGCCTGAGGAATGTCGTGCGGCTGATGATGTCCTTCGAGCAACGCGGCACGCTGCGTGAGAAGGTGAAGATCATCGTCAACCGCGTCGGCCAGGGCGGCGCGTCGATCAGCGTCAAGAAGGCCGAATCGACGCTTGGTCAAGAGATCTTCTGGCAATTGCCGAACGACTTCCGCACGATGATCGAAGTGCGGAACAACGGCGTGCCCCTCCTGGAGCAAGCGCCCAAAGCTGCGTTGACGCAGTCAATCACCCAACTCGCCCGCGAACTAACGGGGACTTGCCGCGTCCCTGGTGGCTCCGACGCAGGCTCGAAGTCCCGCAGCTGGCTAGGACTCTGGGGCAAGAAGGGCGAAGAAGCGACCGCAGAAGGCTGA
- a CDS encoding type II and III secretion system protein family protein: MYDLTASQMLRSLRRVLALSLSAVCFTTAPQVAVGQMTDNGSVVRRIENTTDRMEITTNTSRILTLDKKIPKVQVNNPELLAVTPLSATEIQVSAKKAGVTQVNLWDEDGEIHTVDVFIYGDVRELEHALATQFPHSSVRVYRYSNSLVLTGFIDRPDYVDPIRQLAEDYAPKVINNISVGGVQQVLLKVKIYEVSRTKLRQLGVDIATAGNHGYFGTSVSGLLNNIGTAGNPAGLVQGVAGAKVISDTAGQTVEFAVTDGSDALFGFIRALQEKNVAKILAEPNIAAVSGRPATFRSGGQIPIPVPQGLGTIAIEYKEFGTQVDFLPIVLGNGKIRLEVRPSVSDLDYSNSIAISGTTIPGIKDRMADTAVEMNAGQTFAVAGLIQQRSATSNRGIPLLADIPILGVPFRSTLDDSEEVELLILVTPELVDAMDPYEVPPCGPGMGTVSPSDCDLYIDGKVEVPNTCGPCVNGGCGSCPPCVAGGFPGPPRQLVNGQAGGRMTPSQQFDSPTSYGPTPEMAPYPAEAVPAEGASMQQGPSFYHSGSNSPAPTTEGADEPTRTGPPVHYRASTPQGLVRQAARPYQPSAIKPMTTVSDSGLIGPVGYDEE, translated from the coding sequence ATGTACGACCTCACCGCCAGCCAGATGCTCCGCTCGTTGCGGCGCGTGCTCGCGCTCTCGCTAAGCGCAGTGTGTTTCACGACGGCGCCCCAGGTTGCGGTCGGCCAAATGACCGATAACGGTTCGGTCGTGCGCCGGATCGAGAACACAACCGACCGCATGGAGATCACGACCAATACGAGTCGGATCCTCACGCTCGACAAGAAGATCCCCAAGGTTCAGGTCAACAACCCCGAGCTCCTGGCCGTCACGCCGCTGTCGGCGACAGAGATCCAGGTCTCGGCGAAGAAAGCCGGCGTCACTCAGGTCAACCTGTGGGACGAAGACGGCGAGATCCACACGGTGGATGTCTTCATCTACGGCGATGTCCGCGAACTGGAGCATGCCCTGGCGACACAGTTCCCACACTCGTCGGTTCGCGTCTACCGCTACAGCAACAGCCTCGTGCTGACAGGCTTCATCGATCGTCCCGACTACGTCGATCCGATCCGTCAGCTTGCCGAAGACTACGCCCCTAAAGTAATCAACAACATCTCCGTGGGCGGCGTCCAACAGGTGCTGTTGAAGGTCAAGATCTACGAGGTGAGCCGCACCAAGCTCCGCCAGCTAGGCGTCGATATCGCGACTGCCGGTAATCACGGATACTTCGGGACGAGCGTGTCCGGCCTGCTTAACAACATCGGCACTGCGGGCAACCCCGCGGGCTTGGTCCAGGGCGTCGCTGGCGCCAAGGTGATTTCCGACACCGCTGGCCAGACCGTCGAATTCGCGGTTACCGATGGGTCGGACGCGCTGTTCGGGTTCATTCGCGCCTTACAAGAGAAGAACGTAGCGAAGATCCTCGCCGAGCCGAACATCGCGGCTGTCAGCGGGCGCCCCGCAACGTTCCGGTCCGGTGGACAGATTCCGATTCCCGTGCCGCAAGGCTTGGGCACCATTGCCATCGAGTACAAAGAGTTTGGGACCCAGGTCGACTTCCTGCCTATCGTTCTCGGGAACGGAAAGATCCGGCTTGAAGTACGGCCGAGTGTGAGCGACCTGGACTACTCCAACTCGATTGCGATTAGCGGTACGACGATTCCCGGCATCAAGGATCGGATGGCGGACACGGCGGTGGAAATGAACGCAGGCCAGACCTTTGCTGTGGCCGGTCTCATCCAGCAGCGCAGCGCGACGTCGAACCGTGGCATTCCCCTGCTTGCCGACATCCCCATTCTGGGCGTCCCCTTCCGGAGTACGCTTGACGACTCCGAAGAGGTAGAGCTGCTTATCTTGGTGACGCCTGAATTGGTCGATGCGATGGACCCGTACGAGGTGCCGCCGTGTGGTCCGGGCATGGGCACCGTCTCGCCCAGTGACTGCGACCTGTACATCGACGGCAAGGTTGAAGTCCCGAACACCTGTGGGCCCTGTGTCAACGGAGGCTGTGGTTCGTGCCCGCCCTGCGTCGCGGGTGGATTCCCCGGCCCGCCGCGGCAGTTGGTGAACGGCCAAGCAGGCGGCCGCATGACCCCGTCACAGCAATTCGACTCGCCGACGAGCTACGGGCCGACGCCCGAGATGGCGCCCTACCCGGCCGAAGCGGTTCCTGCCGAAGGCGCCTCCATGCAACAAGGCCCGAGCTTCTATCACAGCGGGTCAAACTCGCCGGCGCCCACAACAGAAGGCGCCGACGAGCCGACCCGGACCGGCCCACCGGTCCACTACCGCGCCTCGACGCCGCAGGGCTTGGTGCGTCAGGCGGCTCGGCCTTACCAACCCTCGGCCATCAAACCGATGACGACGGTCAGCGATTCCGGTTTGATCGGTCCAGTGGGTTATGACGAAGAGTGA
- the cpaB gene encoding Flp pilus assembly protein CpaB, translating into MRPKSLILLALALGCGLAASIGISRVMDANANRPAVQLETTPIYVALHNINLGDPIGAGMVALEEWPASKAPKGSISKLEDLEGRRPRTTIVAGTPILEAQLLAQGETADPVANIPDGYRLSTISVNAEKVAAGLLSPGDRVDVQLFMAASQRDGVPVATTRVILQNIRVFAIEQAVQRTAEGEDARAIPKTVSLLVTPEQASKLDLAQNLGELSLIPRNPNDESASAMVEVTIEDILGTRSDRNTRVDEQNRDAEKVQKPSLFDTVVGMMSQASKEVPPFEMTIVQAEEVSTMHFDRRTGAPLRGATEAFAGSRPKTAGAPVSFTNDGKIDFGGEKKDAGGAGAPPDFPIQLEELK; encoded by the coding sequence ATGCGACCCAAATCGCTCATACTGCTTGCACTCGCGCTCGGCTGCGGCCTGGCGGCGTCGATCGGCATTAGCCGTGTCATGGACGCCAACGCCAACCGCCCCGCGGTGCAGCTCGAGACGACGCCCATCTATGTGGCGCTCCACAATATCAACCTGGGCGACCCGATTGGCGCCGGGATGGTTGCCCTCGAAGAGTGGCCAGCCAGCAAGGCGCCGAAAGGTTCGATCTCGAAGTTAGAAGACCTGGAAGGTCGCCGCCCGCGGACAACGATCGTCGCCGGCACGCCGATCCTCGAAGCGCAGCTGCTAGCGCAGGGTGAGACGGCCGACCCCGTGGCGAACATCCCGGATGGCTACCGCCTCTCGACCATTTCAGTGAACGCCGAGAAGGTCGCCGCGGGCCTCTTGAGCCCCGGCGACCGCGTCGACGTGCAGTTGTTCATGGCCGCCAGCCAACGTGACGGCGTCCCCGTCGCGACGACGCGGGTCATCCTCCAAAACATCCGCGTCTTCGCCATCGAGCAAGCCGTTCAGCGGACCGCCGAAGGTGAAGACGCCCGGGCGATCCCCAAGACGGTGTCGTTGTTGGTGACCCCCGAACAAGCGAGCAAGCTCGACCTCGCCCAGAACCTGGGTGAACTGAGCCTGATCCCGCGGAACCCGAACGACGAATCGGCCTCGGCGATGGTCGAGGTGACGATCGAGGACATCCTCGGCACCCGCAGCGATCGGAATACCCGCGTCGATGAGCAAAATCGCGACGCCGAAAAAGTCCAGAAACCAAGCCTGTTCGACACGGTCGTCGGCATGATGTCTCAAGCGTCGAAGGAAGTTCCGCCGTTTGAGATGACCATCGTCCAGGCCGAAGAGGTCTCGACGATGCACTTCGACCGGCGGACCGGGGCGCCGCTGCGTGGCGCCACCGAGGCCTTTGCGGGCAGTCGTCCAAAAACGGCCGGCGCACCGGTGAGCTTCACCAATGACGGAAAGATCGACTTCGGCGGGGAGAAGAAGGACGCGGGCGGCGCGGGCGCCCCCCCGGACTTCCCAATCCAGCTCGAAGAACTGAAGTAA
- a CDS encoding A24 family peptidase, producing MDFANLADALQANWPVWVVTVTLVVAAVIDGLQLKVPNWITFPMILSGWVYSYTLSEYPGWEGLVYSLIGTVVGLALLLPAYAIGGMGAGDVKLMAGIGAWVWGTHTAYSFAVTAIVGAVIAVGMVVYKNRWDKHHGQFWSILNEILTIKDPDQLAAIAKERKPRMMLLPYGIPIAIGTIAYFAWAGMLV from the coding sequence ATGGACTTCGCTAACCTGGCAGACGCCCTACAAGCCAACTGGCCCGTTTGGGTCGTTACTGTGACGCTGGTCGTCGCCGCCGTGATCGACGGCCTGCAACTGAAGGTTCCGAATTGGATTACCTTCCCGATGATCCTCAGCGGCTGGGTGTATAGCTACACGCTGAGCGAGTACCCCGGCTGGGAAGGCTTGGTCTACAGCCTGATCGGCACCGTGGTTGGCCTTGCTCTTCTGCTCCCCGCCTACGCCATCGGCGGAATGGGCGCGGGCGACGTCAAGTTGATGGCGGGCATCGGCGCCTGGGTGTGGGGCACCCACACCGCTTACTCGTTTGCCGTAACAGCCATCGTCGGAGCGGTCATCGCTGTCGGCATGGTTGTTTACAAGAACCGTTGGGATAAGCACCACGGGCAATTCTGGTCGATCCTCAATGAGATCCTCACTATCAAGGACCCCGACCAACTCGCCGCGATCGCCAAGGAACGCAAGCCGCGGATGATGTTGCTCCCGTATGGCATCCCGATCGCGATCGGGACCATCGCCTACTTCGCTTGGGCCGGGATGCTTGTTTGA
- a CDS encoding Flp family type IVb pilin: MKNFAQKVQRFLTSEDGPTAVEYAVMLALIVIVCLTAIRSIGTNATATFSEVAGQLGS, encoded by the coding sequence ATGAAGAATTTCGCTCAAAAGGTTCAACGTTTCCTCACCTCGGAAGACGGTCCCACGGCTGTCGAGTACGCGGTCATGCTGGCGCTCATTGTGATCGTCTGTTTGACCGCTATCCGCTCGATCGGCACCAACGCGACCGCGACGTTCAGTGAAGTCGCCGGTCAGTTGGGCAGCTAA
- a CDS encoding prenyltransferase/squalene oxidase repeat-containing protein, producing the protein MLPFPTAELTAAIDLAVDHLAAAPIGGYHPGGEAASEPIAWGAVALANAGRNDSANVAAEWLAERQAPDGAVGVTESQDAPYWPTALAMIAWQAVDASAYADRISGGVGWALEQQPWTRPRDPKFGHDTALAGWSWAPATHSWLEPTAFFVVALRAAGLADNARRLEGVRLLVDRLLPSGGANYGNTVVLDQELLEHTHSSGVVAWALSAEDVRDERLKKTIQRLKLVADRPTGAASLAWAARGLAAHQQTDAATAVQVAATLTAAVMKQKGLHKAALLTLAAQEILKQSAGAR; encoded by the coding sequence ATGCTCCCGTTCCCTACCGCCGAACTCACCGCTGCCATCGACCTCGCCGTCGATCACCTCGCGGCAGCGCCGATCGGGGGTTATCACCCGGGTGGCGAAGCGGCGAGCGAACCAATCGCCTGGGGGGCCGTTGCGCTCGCAAACGCGGGTCGTAACGACTCTGCCAATGTTGCAGCCGAGTGGCTCGCGGAGCGACAAGCCCCGGACGGGGCCGTCGGAGTGACGGAGTCACAAGACGCCCCTTATTGGCCGACCGCGCTCGCGATGATCGCATGGCAGGCCGTCGATGCTTCTGCCTACGCGGATCGCATCTCAGGCGGCGTTGGATGGGCTCTAGAGCAACAGCCGTGGACTCGGCCACGCGACCCGAAGTTCGGTCATGACACCGCATTAGCCGGTTGGTCGTGGGCCCCCGCAACGCACTCTTGGCTTGAGCCTACGGCATTTTTTGTCGTCGCCCTGAGGGCGGCGGGACTTGCTGATAACGCGCGCCGTCTCGAAGGTGTGCGGCTGTTGGTTGATCGCCTCCTCCCTTCTGGTGGCGCGAATTATGGCAACACGGTTGTTCTCGACCAAGAACTGCTAGAGCACACGCATTCCAGCGGCGTCGTCGCATGGGCACTCTCCGCCGAGGACGTTCGTGACGAGCGTCTCAAGAAGACGATCCAGAGACTCAAGCTTGTCGCCGATCGCCCCACCGGCGCCGCGTCGCTCGCTTGGGCCGCTCGCGGATTGGCGGCTCACCAGCAAACCGACGCCGCAACCGCCGTGCAAGTCGCTGCTACACTTACCGCCGCCGTCATGAAGCAGAAGGGCCTTCACAAGGCAGCGCTGCTGACTCTCGCCGCCCAAGAGATCCTCAAGCAGAGCGCGGGTGCGCGATGA